Proteins encoded in a region of the Podarcis muralis chromosome 6, rPodMur119.hap1.1, whole genome shotgun sequence genome:
- the LOC114597173 gene encoding solute carrier family 22 member 15-like isoform X2 yields MFAALSSVAEERQEINWYLIRHEAYKVSLAASLYFAGLLIGNILFGQLSDKLGRKPVYLTGLFLDVIFGYVSAFAPNYDIFAMSRFFVGITNGGMSLVSFVLTQEYVGKSFWALTGSLTNLTFAVGIAIFALLGYYIREWRFLAFVSNSPGLFFLLLSFMLPESPRWLYSQGKTTEAENVLQYIALGNGKERLSVKLKQCTGAVKKDDSASGVRSLIKHPVLRWRTVILMYIWYVCSLVYYGLTLNAGELGGNLYLNVALSGLVEVPAFPLCMFFIEKSWSGRRKSTTAFLIFSGLACIFTMFLPENRGGFLFSPNILALYGKLTVSAAFNIVYIYTSELYPTVVRNAGLGVCSMTCRFGGILAPFVPSLKSLGPSVPFVVFGISGLSAGFLTLLLPETVNKPIAETIDDLQTPTYQILKNKKVNQLEESN; encoded by the exons CATGAAGCATATAAGGTGAGCCTGGCAGCATCCTTGTACTTTGCTGGGTTGCTTATTGGAAATATATTGTTTGGTCAACTGTCAGATAAACTGGGCAGGAAGCCTGTGTATCTAACAG GTCTTTTCTTAGATGTCATTTTTGGGTATGTTTCAGCATTTGCTCCAAACTATGACATTTTTGCAATGTCGCGCTTTTTCGTTGGAATTACAAATGGTGGTATGTCTCTAGTGTCTTTTGTTTTGACACAAGAATATGTAGGAAAATCCTTTTGGGCACTGACAG GTTCATTAACAAATTTGACATTTGCGGTTGGCATAGCAATTTTTGCATTATTGGGTTATTACATAAGAGAGTGGCGTTTCCTTGCCTTCGTATCCAATTCTCCAggacttttctttctcctcctctcttt CATGCTTCCAGAATCACCAAGATGGTTATACTCCCAAGGGAAGACAACAGAAGCAGAGAATGTGCTACAATACATAGCCCTTGGTAATGGGAAAGAAAGACTGTCTGTGAAACTGAAGCAATGCACAGGAGCAGTAAAAAAGGATGATTCAGCTTCTGGTGTCCGAAGCCTCATTAAGCATCCAGTCCTTCGGTGGCGCACTGTCATCTTGATGTATATTTG GTATGTATGCAGCCTTGTCTATTATGGCTTAACGCTGAATGCCGGAGAATTGGGAGGAAACCTATATCTAAATGTAGCTCTTTCTGGCCTGGTAGAAGTTCCAGCATTTCCACTCTGCATGTTCTTCATTGAAAAATCAtg GTCAGGAAGACGTAAAAGTACAACTGCTTTTTTGATATTTTCAGGCCTTGCCTGTATATTCACCATGTTCCTACCAGAAAATAGAGGTG GATTTTTATTCAGTCCCAACATCTTAGCTTTATATGGGAAATTGACTGTAAGTGCTGCTTTCAACATCGTATATATTTACACTTCAGAACTCTACCCAACAGTAGTGAG aaatgctGGCTTAGGTGTATGTTCAATGACTTGTAGATTTGGTGGTATTTTGGCTCCATTTGTCCCTTCCCTG AAATCCCTTGGCCCATCTGTACCATTTGTGGTCTTTGGAATCAGTGGATTGTCAGCTGGTTTCCTTACTCTTCTACTACCAGAAACTGTGAATAAACCCATTGCAGAGACCATTGATGATTTGCAGACACCTACCTACCaaatacttaaaaacaaaaag GTAAATCAGTTAGAAGAAAGCAATTAG